In Candidatus Methylomirabilota bacterium, the DNA window GGCTACCTCGCCCGGTCCGACGCCGAGTACCCCACGCTGCTCGTCACCCTGAGCGGCCACGCCGTCCTCCGGGGCGAGAGCGCGGCGGCGCCCCTGACGAGCGCCGTCACGCCGCCGGCCGCATCGGCTGCGAAGGCGGGGACGCGGATTCCGGAGAGCACGCGTGCCCCCGACACCTCCGGCGCGGCGGACGAGGCGGTGTTCGAGGCGTTACGCGTGCTGAGGCGGAAGGTCGCGGCGGAA includes these proteins:
- a CDS encoding HRDC domain-containing protein, with amino-acid sequence GYLARSDAEYPTLLVTLSGHAVLRGESAAAPLTSAVTPPAASAAKAGTRIPESTRAPDTSGAADEAVFEALRVLRRKVAAERGVPPYLIFSDASLRDMARLRPPTLERFREVQGVGDWKLATFGERFVAAVRQACSASSSARE